A genomic segment from Aspergillus puulaauensis MK2 DNA, chromosome 1, nearly complete sequence encodes:
- a CDS encoding acyclic terpene utilization AtuA family protein (COG:S;~EggNog:ENOG410PJDF;~InterPro:IPR010839;~PFAM:PF07287), translating to MSSRPVRIAGASGSASDRRHAIAEFARNYPQDPVDVIIADFMSEANMVVAAGRRVDQTQTQGKPSTDATDIPPGYELSFLLALQPALEDLAKHRIKLAVNAGNTDTQGLYDAVTQMIRAKGLDLKVAWVSGDEVLSTVKTALSSGKSNFKNIYTNEVLSDWSFEPIFAQCYLGGLGIAAALAEGADIVLCGRVSDASPVIGAAYWYHQWRRSDLDQLANAFVAGHLIECSNYACGGNYTGFKELEHVGKDGWSNIGYPIAEISAEGRVVITMQSYATGGTVTVDTCSSQLLYEIQGPWYFNSDVTAILNGIHFEQVGVNRVALHGVRSAPPPPTTKVGITARGGFQAEASWFLVGLDIDAKARMLEAQIRHLLAPYSSKYTSLEFSTLGSVPDNPKDQNSATVTFRVIVQARNAEDIAPNRFLRHITDNIMQGYPGATFHLDLRQGFPKPIFEYYVTLLPQEDIKHRVHLPFKDNKVLDIPAPPKTTTYPSHQPSQALTTTPITHPDFGQTTPGPLGWLIHARSGDKGPDANCGFWVRHSDEYAWLRSLLSTEKITELLGPGYNSNAELAIERCELPNLRAVHFLFRNLLDRGVSSTTTVDFLGKNVAEFLRARWVDLPVRFLNRGRL from the exons ATGAGCTCTCGACCGGTTCGCATCGCAG GCGCCTCTGGCTCTGCATCTGACCGACGCCATGCCATTGCAGAATTTGCCCGCAACTATCCACAAGATCCGGTGGACGTCATAATCGCAGACTTCATGAGCGAAGCCAATATGGTCGTCGCCGCTGGACGGCGAGTAGATCAAACTCAGACTCAGGGCAAGCCTAGCACAGATGCCACTGATATTCCACCAGGCTACGAGTTGTCATTCCTCTTGGCTCTGCAGCCGGCGCTGGAAGACCTGGCGAAGCACCGTATCAAATTAGCCGTTAATGCGGGAAATACGGATACGCAAGGGCTGTACGACGCAGTAACACAAATGATCCGGGCAAAGGGGTTAGATCTAAAG GTGGCCTGGGTGTCTGGTGATGAGGTTTTATCTACTGTGAAAACGGCGCTATCGTCGGGCAAGTCGAACTTCAAGAACATCTATACAAATGAGGTACTGTCGGATTGGTCATTCGAACCAATATTTGCACAGTGTTACCTGGGAGGTCTTGGAATAGCAGCTGCTCTTGCTGAGGGTGCCGATATAGTGCTCTGTGGAAGGGTATCTGATGCATCTCCAGTCATTGGAGCGGCATATTGGTATCACCAATGGCGGCGAAGCGACCTTGATCAATTAGCCAATGCTTTTGTCGCGGGTCATCTCATCGAGTGCAGTAACTATGCCTGTGGAGGAAACTATACCGGGTTCAAAGAGCTAGAACACGTTGGCAAAGATGGATGGTCCAACATCGGCTACCCCATTGCTGAGATATCGGCGGAAGGAAGAGTGGTTATCACGATGCAGTCGTATGCCACCGGGGGCACTGTCACTGTCGACACCTGTTCCTCTCAGTTGCTATACGAGATCCAGGGTCCGTGGTACTTCAACTCAGATGTCACGGCCATCCTAAACGGCATCCATTTCGAACAAGTCGGCGTCAACCGAGTCGCCCTGCACGGCGTCCGCTCcgctccacctccacccaccaccaaagTCGGCATCACAGCCCGTGGAGGCTTCCAAGCAGAAGCATCCTGGTTCCTTGTCGGACTCGACATCGACGCAAAGGCTCGCATGCTCGAAGCCCAGATCCGACACCTCCTAGCCCCGTATAGTTCCAAATACACGTCCCTCGAGTTTTCAACCCTCGGGTCCGTCCCAGACAACCCAAAAGACCAGAACAGCGCTACTGTCACCTTCCGGGTCATTGTTCAAGCTCGTAACGCCGAAGACATCGCCCCCAATCGCTTCCTCCGTCACATCACAGACAATATCATGCAGGGCTACCCAGGCGCAACCTTTCACCTAGACCTCCGCCAGGGCTTCCCCAAACCCATCTTCGAATACTACGTGACTCTCCTTCCCCAAGAAGACATCAAACACCGTGTCCACCTCCCATTCAAAGATAATAAAGTCCTTGACatccctgctcctccaaAGACAACAACCTACCCATCCCATCAACCCTCCCAAGCCCTAACAACTACCCCCATCACCCACCCCGACTTCGGCCAAACAACCCCCGGTCCATTAGGCTGGCTCATCCACGCTCGTTCGGGTGACAAGGGCCCCGACGCAAACTGCGGATTCTGGGTGCGCCACAGCGACGAATACGCCTGGCTGCGGTCACTACTCTCAACAGAAAAGATAACAGAACTTCTAGGGCCCGGGTATAACTCTAACGCTGAGCTGGCGATTGAGCGGTGTGAGCTACCGAACTTAAGGGCTGTACACTTTTTGTTCCGGAATTTGTTAGATCGTGGTGTCTCGAGTACCACCACGGTGGACTTTTTGGGGAAGAATGTTGCGGAGTTTTTGAGGGCTAGGTGGGTGGATTTGCCAGTGAGGTTTTTGAATCGGGGGAGGTTGTGA
- a CDS encoding uncharacterized protein (COG:S;~EggNog:ENOG410PNSD;~InterPro:IPR011576,IPR012349;~PFAM:PF01243;~TransMembrane:1 (i229-250o)): MPTFYPSISPNLRDWALNQKVFFTASAPLSGRHINLSPKGLPDASFAILGPNEAAYVDATGSGGETISHLRENGRITILFCSFDASPRILRLFCTGSVIEWSDPDFEPYLARMQGKKLVGARAIIRLDVFKVQTSCGYGVPQLSLSFDSETNEPKPYFKDRETLGNWASKKVEAGDIRSYQGEWNSRSLDGLPGLRTALQDKGQSVILANFSNWTRYHRDEIEFVKTSALLLFVAMAVLQWAGYLSFYSLH; this comes from the exons ATGCCCACATTTTACCCATCAATATCACCAAATCTGCGCGACTGGGCCTTGAACCAGAAAGTATTTTTCACAGCCTCTGCCCCTCTCAGTGGCCGACATATCAACCTCTCTCCCAAAGGCCTCCCAGATGCTTCGTTTGCCATCCTTGGGCCCAACGAGGCGGCATACGTTGATGCAACAGGTTCTGGTGGAGAGACAATTAGCCACTTACGCGAAAACGGCCGCATCACCATTCTCTTCTGCTCTTTCGATGCATCCCCCCGCATCCTACGGCTCTTCTGTACTGGGTCTGTAATTGAATGGAGTGACCCCGACTTTGAGCCATACCTCGCACGCATGCAAgggaagaagctggtcgGAGCGCGTGCCATTATTCGGCTGGATGTCTTCAAG GTGCAAACCTCATGCGGCTACGGGGTTCCGCAGCTTTCACTATCATTCGATTCAGAAACAAACGAGCCCAAACCCTACTTCAAAGATCGGGAAACCCTGGGTAACTGGGCAAGCAAGAAAGTGGAAGCTGGTGATATCCGCTCCTACCAGGGAGAATGGAACAGTCGTAGTTTAGACGGGTTGCCAGGACTCCGAACAGCTTTACAGGACAAGGGTCAAAGTGTCATACTGGCCAATTTCAGTAACTGGACTCGCTATCATAGAGATGAGATCGAATTTGTGAAGACATCTGCTTTGTTGCTGTTTGTTGCGATGGCGGTCCTGCAGTGGGCTGGATATCTTAGTTTTTACTCACTTCATTAG
- the ALD5_1 gene encoding aldehyde dehydrogenase (NAD(P)(+)) ald5 (COG:C;~EggNog:ENOG410PFKN;~InterPro:IPR015590,IPR029510,IPR016160,IPR016161, IPR016162,IPR016163;~PFAM:PF00171;~go_function: GO:0016491 - oxidoreductase activity [Evidence IEA];~go_function: GO:0016620 - oxidoreductase activity, acting on the aldehyde or oxo group of donors, NAD or NADP as acceptor [Evidence IEA];~go_process: GO:0055114 - oxidation-reduction process [Evidence IEA]), with amino-acid sequence MSNLFTTIETPVVKYEQPTGLFINNEWVKGAEGKTFETINPTNEKPIISVYEATEKDVDTAVAAARAAFEGSWRQVTPSDRGRLINKLADLMERDIDTIAAVEALDNGKAFTMAKVDTANAIGCLRYYAGWADKIHGQTIDTNPETLTYTRHEPVGVCGQIIPWNFPLLMWSWKIGPAVAAGNTVVLKTAEQTPLSGLYAAKLIKEAGFPPGVINIISGFGRVAGAAISSHMDIDKVAFTGSTLVGRTILQAAAKSNLKKVTLELGGKSPNIVFDDADIDNAISWSNFGIFFNHGQCCCAGSRILVQEGLHDKFVARFKERAAQNKLGNPFDQDTFQGPQVSQLQFDRIMEYINHGKQAGATVAVGGDRHGKEGYFIQPTVFTDVTSDMKIAQEEIFGPVVTIQKFKDEADAIKIGNSTDYGLAAAVHTKNVNTAIRVSNALKAGTVWINSYNMISYQAPFGGFKQSGVGRELGSYALENYTQIKTVHYRLGDALFA; translated from the exons ATGTCTAACCTATTCACTACCATCGAGACCCCCGTTGTCAAATATGAGCAGCCCACTGGCCT GTTCATCAACAACGAGTGGGTGAAGGGCGCCGAGGGCAAGACCTTCGAGACCATTAACCCCACCAACGAGAAGCCCATCATTTCGGTCTACGAGGCCACCGAGAAGGATGTCGACACTGCagtcgctgctgctcgtgCTGCCTTTGAGGGCTCATGGCGCCAGGTCACACCCTCCGACCGTGGTCGTCTAATCAACAAGCTGGCGGATCTTATGGAGCGTGACATTGACACTATTGCTGCTGTCGAGGCTCTCGACAACGGCAAGGCCTTCACTATGGCTAAGGTCGACACTGCCAACGCCATCGGCTGTCTGCGTTACTACGCCGGTTGGGCCGACAAGATTCACGGTCAAACCATTGACACCAACCCTGAGACTCTTACCTACACTCGCCACGAGCCCGTTGGTGTTTGCGGTCAGATCATTCCCTGGAACTTCCCTCTTCTCATGTGGTCCTGGAAGATCGGTCCCGCTGTTGCCGCTGGTAACACTGTTGTCCTGAAGACTGCTGAACAAACCCCTCTCTCTGGTCTCTACGCTGCTAAGCTGATCAAGGAGGCTGGTTTCCCTCCTGgtgtcatcaacatcatctcTGGTTTCGGCCGTGTTGCCGGTGCCGCTATCTCTAGCCACATGGACATCGACAAGGTTGCCTTCACTGGTTCCACCTTGGTCGGACGCACCATCCTCCAGGCTGCTGCTAAGAGTAACCTCAAGAAGGTTACCCTTGAGCTGGGTGGCAAGTCGCCCAACATTGTCTTTGACGATGCTGACATTGACAACGCCATCTCCTGGTCCAACTTCggtatcttcttcaaccacggCCAGTGCTGCTGTGCCGGATCCCGTATCCTTGTCCAGGAGGGTCTGCACGACAAGTTCGTTGCCCGCTTCAAGGAGCGTGCTGCTCAGAACAAACTCGGAAACCCCTTCGATCAGGACACCTTCCAGGGTCCCCAGGTCTCCCAGCTCCAGTTCGACCGCATCATGGAGTACATCAACCACGGTAAGCAGGCTGGTGCCACCGTTGCTGTCGGCGGTGACCGCCATGGCAAGGAGGGCTACTTCATCCAGCCCACTGTCTTCACCGACGTTACTTCGGACATGAAGATCGCCCAGGAGGAGATCTTCGGCCCTGTCGTCACCATCCAGAAGTTCAAGGATGAGGCCGACGCCATCAAGATCGGAAACAGCACGGACTAtggtcttgctgctgccgtcCACACTAAGAACGTCAACACTGCTATCCGCGTCTCCAACGCCCTGAAGGCTGG TACCGTCTGGATCAACAGCTACAACATGATCTCCTACCAGGCTCCCTTCGGTGGCTTCAAGCAGTCCGGTGTCGGCCGTGAGCTTGG